The proteins below are encoded in one region of Paenarthrobacter ilicis:
- a CDS encoding FAD-binding oxidoreductase, giving the protein MAGTSEENINQRAGGLPEAGPVASSQRAFLDELAAGLSTDQLAGDKETRTIYSADQGPLLERHLPLAVVWAESVGDVQHVVRTCAAYGVPIVSRGAGTGVSGGAHATEGCIVLGLERMNRILDLNADDETAVVEPGVINADLNAAAAEHGLMYAPDPASYKMSTIGGNVATNAGGLRCAKYGVTRDSVLALDVVMADGSLMHTGHQTFKGVAGYDLTALMVGSEGTLGVVVGVTVRLKYLPRDVHTIAAFYQDFRSAAAGVLAVGKARVQPAIMELLDNGTLVQLDELHGGDLQKRGKSLLLVQTDGFGAAAEAEVVRQVLADGGATVTTEASEEAEMLVELRRNSRGVEVDDEFRVGEDIAVPRSRLVDFVAELEAMAARFDVRLKVVAHAGDGNLHPTFWMDRIDPVADADALKRLNAALDESIRVGLSMGGTITGEHGVGQYKLRWLGLEQAEPVRELQRRIKDLFDPQGILNPGKAI; this is encoded by the coding sequence ATGGCCGGAACATCAGAGGAAAACATCAACCAACGGGCTGGTGGACTGCCGGAGGCCGGACCGGTCGCCTCCAGTCAGCGCGCCTTCCTGGACGAGCTGGCCGCGGGGCTGTCCACGGACCAGCTTGCGGGGGACAAAGAGACCCGGACCATCTACTCGGCCGATCAGGGCCCCCTGTTGGAACGGCACCTTCCCCTTGCCGTGGTCTGGGCGGAATCCGTTGGGGACGTCCAGCACGTGGTCCGCACCTGCGCAGCATACGGTGTGCCGATCGTGTCCCGGGGCGCCGGTACCGGGGTCTCCGGAGGCGCCCACGCCACCGAGGGCTGCATCGTCCTGGGCCTTGAACGGATGAACCGCATCCTTGACCTTAACGCCGATGACGAGACCGCCGTCGTCGAGCCCGGAGTGATCAACGCCGACCTCAACGCCGCTGCAGCCGAACACGGCCTGATGTATGCGCCGGATCCCGCCAGTTACAAAATGTCCACGATCGGCGGGAACGTTGCCACCAATGCCGGCGGTCTGAGGTGTGCCAAGTACGGAGTCACCCGGGATTCCGTCCTGGCCCTTGATGTTGTGATGGCAGACGGCTCCTTGATGCATACAGGGCACCAGACCTTTAAAGGCGTAGCAGGCTATGACCTCACCGCGTTGATGGTGGGCTCCGAGGGGACGCTGGGGGTGGTGGTGGGCGTGACCGTGCGCCTGAAGTACCTGCCGCGGGACGTGCACACCATCGCAGCCTTCTATCAGGACTTCCGCAGCGCTGCGGCCGGGGTGTTGGCGGTGGGAAAGGCGCGGGTACAGCCGGCAATCATGGAACTGCTGGACAACGGCACTCTGGTTCAGCTGGACGAGCTCCATGGTGGCGACCTCCAAAAGCGGGGCAAGTCCCTCCTCCTGGTGCAGACGGACGGCTTCGGTGCGGCCGCCGAGGCCGAGGTTGTTCGCCAGGTACTGGCCGACGGCGGGGCAACAGTCACCACCGAGGCCAGCGAGGAAGCGGAAATGCTGGTGGAACTGCGCCGCAACAGCCGTGGGGTGGAAGTGGATGACGAGTTCCGGGTGGGCGAAGATATTGCCGTGCCGCGGTCCCGGTTGGTGGATTTTGTGGCGGAGCTTGAAGCAATGGCGGCCCGCTTCGATGTCCGCCTCAAAGTGGTGGCACACGCCGGCGACGGCAACCTGCACCCCACCTTCTGGATGGATCGCATTGACCCGGTGGCCGATGCCGATGCCTTGAAGCGCCTCAATGCCGCACTGGACGAGTCCATCCGGGTGGGACTCAGCATGGGCGGCACCATCACCGGCGAGCACGGAGTGGGGCAATACAAGCTGCGGTGGCTGGGGCTGGAGCAAGCCGAGCCTGTACGGGAACTGCAGCGGAGGATCAAGGACCTTTTCGATCCCCAGGGCATCCTGAACCCCGGGAAAGCTATCTGA
- a CDS encoding 1,4-alpha-glucan branching enzyme, translated as MSKAHLNPIIEGLLRTWLPGKRWFPVNSPDFALERVGGFTLPNSSGGAVLEIVLLAVTYRTADGGPRTDVVQVPLSFHRQPVAEAAPALVGEYKDPESGTQWVYDAVYDPGFATAWLSFMRSESSLPEGLAQGHLTRGRATLPGTPTSVQVLSGEQSNTSIIVSDGQSSAIVKVFRVLAAGRNPEVELGAALTAAHTTEVPATLGWITGTWDQPSSGASLDATGDLTVAHEFLVGGQDAWRLAVEAAATGADFTSQARGLGAATASVHARLAETFGTKDGGEHGSDIIAALTRRVRQSWAEAGSAVGSYDQNLNELLATLDAGDVGRLQRVHGDLHLGQILWVPESGGDTGRWAILDFEGEPLRTIEERNSPDLPLRDVTGMLRSFDYAAGAATRENPAAVVPETWVDDCAAAFLEGYGDVTPGTIDRRSPLFVALWLDKALYEVVYELRNRPDWLEIPVNASRRILDTTGRGKHAAATAEGNDMTGSARTERPRVPLHVDSETLERVAAGAYHAPHSVLGAHLDDHGHVTVRTVKHLATSVTVVTEAGRTEMSHEAHGVWVGVLEPLQPGHVPDYRLEVAYDDQTVTIDDPYHYLPTVGEVDLHLIGEGRHERLWDVLGAHVQHYRSSLSEVDGVSFAVWAPNAQAVRVKGDFNGWDGRSHGMRSLGSSGVWEVFIPGVVAGACYKYEILTKGGEWLEKADPMAFGTEVPPLTASRVVDAGYRFKDSEWMAARAAKDPHNSPMSVYEVHLGSWRLGLGYKELAKELVDYVKWLGFTHVEFMPVAEHPFGGSWGYQVTSYFAPTSRFGHPDEFRFLVDSLHQAGIGVLLDWVPAHFPKDAWALAKFDGQALYEHSDPALGEHPDWGTLIFDFGRSEVRNFLVANALYWLEEFHIDGLRVDAVASMIYLDYSREEGQWRPNKFGGRENLEAISFMQEVNATVYKSHPGAIIIAEESTAFPGVTAPTDHGGLGFGLKWNMGWMHDSLKYISEDPINRKWHHGTITFSLVYAFTENFLLPISHDEVVHGKGSMLRKMPGDRWQQLANLRSFFAYQWAHPGKQLIFMGTEFGQEAEWSEQYGLDWFLADIPAHRGLQLLIKDLNELYAATPALYQRDNEAGGFQWINGGDVDHNVLTFIRWDHDGKPLVCAINFSGAPHHDYILGVPSAGEWNEVLNTDAGQYGGSGVGNTGSLKAAAPGTDGQPAALSVTLPPLGAAWFTLAD; from the coding sequence ATGAGCAAGGCACACTTGAACCCCATCATTGAAGGACTTCTGCGGACCTGGCTTCCCGGCAAGCGCTGGTTCCCGGTCAACAGCCCCGATTTCGCGTTGGAACGCGTTGGCGGTTTCACGCTGCCCAACAGCAGCGGCGGCGCCGTGCTGGAGATCGTGCTGCTGGCGGTGACGTACAGGACGGCCGACGGCGGTCCCCGCACCGATGTTGTCCAGGTTCCGTTGAGCTTCCACCGCCAGCCCGTGGCTGAGGCAGCTCCGGCCCTGGTGGGGGAGTACAAGGATCCTGAGTCGGGCACGCAATGGGTGTACGACGCCGTGTATGACCCCGGGTTCGCCACCGCGTGGTTGTCCTTCATGCGCAGTGAATCGTCCCTGCCGGAAGGACTGGCCCAAGGCCACCTCACCCGCGGCCGCGCAACACTCCCTGGAACGCCCACCTCGGTGCAGGTACTTTCCGGAGAGCAATCAAATACGTCCATCATCGTCAGCGACGGCCAATCGTCGGCCATTGTGAAGGTCTTCCGGGTGCTCGCCGCAGGCAGGAACCCCGAAGTGGAGCTGGGGGCGGCGCTGACTGCGGCCCACACCACCGAGGTTCCCGCGACGCTCGGCTGGATTACCGGCACATGGGACCAGCCGTCGTCGGGGGCCTCGTTGGATGCCACGGGTGACTTGACCGTGGCCCACGAATTCCTGGTGGGCGGGCAGGATGCCTGGCGGCTTGCAGTTGAGGCAGCAGCAACCGGCGCCGACTTCACGTCCCAGGCCCGCGGGCTCGGAGCGGCAACCGCGTCCGTGCACGCCCGCTTGGCAGAAACGTTCGGCACCAAGGACGGCGGCGAGCATGGGAGCGACATCATCGCGGCCCTCACCCGGCGGGTCCGCCAGTCGTGGGCTGAGGCGGGGTCCGCCGTCGGATCCTATGACCAGAACCTCAACGAACTGCTGGCCACCTTGGATGCCGGGGACGTGGGCCGGCTGCAGCGGGTCCACGGCGACCTTCACTTGGGCCAAATCCTGTGGGTCCCGGAATCCGGTGGAGACACTGGCCGCTGGGCCATCCTGGACTTTGAAGGTGAACCCCTGCGGACCATTGAGGAGCGCAATTCCCCGGACCTGCCCCTGCGGGATGTCACTGGCATGCTGAGGTCCTTCGACTATGCAGCGGGTGCAGCCACGCGGGAGAATCCGGCCGCCGTGGTGCCCGAAACCTGGGTGGATGACTGTGCCGCAGCGTTCCTGGAGGGCTACGGAGATGTGACCCCCGGAACCATTGACCGCCGCTCGCCGCTGTTTGTGGCATTGTGGCTGGACAAGGCCTTATATGAGGTGGTCTACGAGCTGAGAAACCGGCCCGATTGGCTGGAAATCCCGGTTAATGCATCACGACGGATCCTCGACACTACAGGCCGCGGAAAGCACGCGGCAGCTACAGCGGAAGGTAATGACATGACTGGCTCTGCACGCACCGAACGGCCGCGGGTTCCACTGCACGTGGATTCGGAGACCTTGGAACGCGTGGCGGCCGGCGCTTACCACGCCCCGCATTCCGTACTGGGTGCGCATCTTGACGATCACGGCCACGTGACGGTCCGGACCGTGAAGCACTTGGCCACTTCCGTCACCGTGGTGACTGAGGCCGGGCGCACCGAAATGAGCCACGAGGCCCATGGTGTGTGGGTTGGCGTCCTGGAGCCGCTGCAGCCCGGCCACGTGCCGGACTACCGTTTGGAAGTGGCGTACGACGACCAGACCGTCACCATCGATGACCCGTACCACTACCTGCCCACCGTGGGTGAAGTGGACCTGCACCTGATCGGAGAGGGGCGCCACGAGCGCCTGTGGGATGTCCTGGGCGCGCACGTCCAGCATTACCGGTCTTCCCTCAGCGAGGTGGACGGCGTGTCCTTCGCTGTGTGGGCTCCCAATGCGCAGGCAGTGCGCGTCAAGGGTGACTTCAACGGCTGGGACGGCCGCTCCCACGGCATGCGTTCCCTGGGCTCGTCGGGAGTATGGGAAGTCTTCATCCCCGGCGTTGTAGCAGGGGCGTGCTACAAATACGAGATCCTGACCAAGGGTGGGGAATGGCTGGAGAAGGCCGACCCCATGGCGTTTGGTACCGAGGTGCCCCCGCTGACGGCATCCCGGGTTGTTGACGCCGGTTACCGGTTCAAGGACTCGGAATGGATGGCCGCCCGCGCAGCCAAGGATCCGCACAACTCACCCATGAGCGTCTACGAGGTCCACCTGGGCTCGTGGCGGCTGGGCCTGGGCTACAAGGAGCTCGCCAAGGAACTGGTGGACTACGTCAAGTGGCTTGGCTTCACCCACGTTGAGTTCATGCCCGTGGCGGAACACCCGTTTGGCGGATCCTGGGGCTACCAGGTGACCTCCTACTTTGCGCCCACGTCCCGGTTCGGGCACCCGGACGAGTTCAGGTTCCTTGTGGACTCCCTGCACCAGGCCGGAATCGGCGTGCTGCTGGACTGGGTTCCGGCGCACTTCCCCAAGGACGCCTGGGCTTTGGCCAAGTTTGATGGTCAGGCCCTGTACGAGCACTCCGACCCGGCACTGGGCGAGCACCCCGACTGGGGAACGCTGATCTTCGACTTCGGCCGGAGCGAGGTCCGCAACTTCCTGGTGGCCAATGCGCTGTACTGGCTGGAGGAATTCCACATCGATGGACTGCGTGTGGACGCGGTTGCCTCCATGATCTACCTGGATTACTCACGCGAGGAAGGCCAGTGGCGGCCCAACAAGTTCGGCGGCCGCGAAAACCTCGAGGCGATTTCCTTCATGCAGGAAGTCAACGCCACGGTGTACAAGTCCCACCCCGGTGCCATCATCATTGCCGAAGAGTCCACGGCTTTCCCCGGGGTCACTGCCCCCACCGATCACGGCGGCCTGGGCTTCGGCCTCAAGTGGAACATGGGCTGGATGCACGATTCCCTGAAGTACATCTCCGAGGATCCCATCAACCGCAAGTGGCACCACGGCACCATCACGTTCTCCCTGGTGTACGCGTTCACGGAGAACTTCCTCTTGCCCATCAGCCACGATGAGGTAGTGCACGGCAAGGGCTCCATGCTCCGGAAGATGCCCGGTGACCGGTGGCAGCAGCTTGCAAACCTCCGCAGCTTCTTCGCCTACCAGTGGGCGCACCCTGGCAAGCAGCTCATTTTCATGGGTACCGAATTTGGCCAGGAAGCCGAATGGTCGGAGCAGTACGGCCTGGACTGGTTCCTGGCCGACATCCCGGCACACCGTGGCCTACAGCTGCTGATCAAGGACCTCAATGAGCTTTATGCCGCGACTCCGGCGTTGTACCAGCGGGACAACGAGGCCGGCGGTTTCCAGTGGATCAACGGCGGGGATGTGGACCACAACGTCCTCACCTTCATCCGCTGGGATCACGACGGCAAGCCCCTGGTCTGTGCGATCAACTTCTCCGGCGCACCCCATCACGACTACATCCTGGGCGTACCGTCCGCCGGCGAGTGGAACGAAGTCCTGAACACCGATGCCGGGCAGTATGGCGGTTCGGGTGTGGGGAACACGGGTTCGTTGAAGGCCGCAGCCCCCGGGACCGATGGCCAGCCGGCCGCATTGTCCGTGACACTGCCGCCGCTGGGAGCAGCCTGGTTCACCCTGGCAGACTGA
- the treS gene encoding maltose alpha-D-glucosyltransferase has translation MSFTPQNPSQYFTPKNTFELNAPGLQHDPTWYRKAVFYEVLVRAFADANGDGSGDFHGLIEKLDYLQWLGVDCLWLPPFFHSPLRDGGYDIADYTSVLDEFGTISDFKRLVAEAHARGVRVIIDLPLNHTSDQHPWFQESRKDPTGPYGDFYVWSDTDEKYQDARIIFVDTEESNWTFDPIRRQFFWHRFFGHQPDLNFENPKVIEALFDVVRFWLDQGIDGFRADAIPYLFEEEGTNCENLPATHGFLRDLRRMVDENYPGRVIIAEANQPPDEVVEYFGTEEAPECHMAFHFPIMPRLYYALRDQKAAPIIETLRDTPDIPKGAQWGTFLRNHDELTLEMVPAEERAAMLGWYAPDPRMRANIGIRRRLAPLLDNSRSEIELINALLLSLPGSPFLYYGDEIGMGDNIWLDDRDAVRTPMQWNPDRNAGFSGADPGKLYLPVIQSLVYNYSMANVEAEAAHSGSLLRWTRQILSVRKNHPVFGLGAFRHIEADHEVVLAYVRELPTGNPEGEDAETILCVFNLSQHPVAATLDLPEFAGRGLRDIFGGQPFPAVGDNGHLTVMLGSHSFYWLRVRSAFSNPSSPYTQAIPVVTSKG, from the coding sequence GTGAGTTTCACTCCGCAAAACCCCAGCCAGTACTTCACTCCGAAGAACACCTTCGAGTTGAACGCCCCCGGTCTCCAGCATGATCCAACCTGGTACCGCAAGGCAGTTTTCTATGAAGTACTGGTGCGGGCCTTTGCGGACGCCAACGGGGATGGTTCCGGCGATTTCCATGGGTTGATCGAAAAACTGGATTACCTCCAGTGGCTTGGCGTCGATTGCCTGTGGCTGCCGCCGTTCTTCCATTCCCCGTTGCGCGACGGCGGTTACGATATTGCCGATTACACCTCCGTGCTGGACGAGTTCGGCACTATCAGCGACTTCAAACGCCTGGTGGCCGAGGCCCACGCCCGTGGTGTCCGGGTGATCATCGATCTTCCGTTAAACCACACCTCGGACCAGCATCCCTGGTTCCAGGAATCCCGGAAGGACCCCACCGGGCCCTACGGCGACTTCTATGTGTGGAGCGATACGGATGAGAAGTACCAGGACGCCCGCATCATTTTTGTGGACACGGAGGAATCCAACTGGACCTTCGATCCCATCCGCCGACAGTTTTTCTGGCACCGCTTCTTCGGCCACCAGCCTGACCTGAACTTCGAGAACCCCAAAGTCATTGAAGCCCTCTTCGACGTGGTGCGGTTCTGGCTGGACCAGGGAATCGACGGCTTCCGGGCCGACGCCATCCCGTACCTTTTCGAAGAAGAGGGCACCAACTGCGAGAACCTGCCGGCAACGCACGGCTTCCTGCGTGACCTGCGCCGGATGGTGGACGAGAACTATCCAGGCCGGGTGATCATTGCCGAGGCCAACCAGCCGCCGGACGAGGTGGTTGAGTATTTCGGGACCGAGGAAGCCCCGGAGTGCCACATGGCGTTCCACTTCCCCATCATGCCCAGGCTGTACTACGCGTTGAGGGACCAGAAGGCCGCCCCGATCATTGAGACCCTCCGCGATACCCCGGATATCCCCAAGGGTGCACAGTGGGGGACTTTCCTGCGGAACCACGACGAATTGACGCTGGAGATGGTCCCCGCGGAGGAACGCGCCGCAATGCTGGGCTGGTATGCGCCGGATCCGCGCATGCGGGCCAACATCGGCATCCGGCGGAGGTTGGCGCCCTTGCTGGATAACTCCCGTTCCGAGATCGAGCTCATCAACGCGTTGCTGCTGTCCCTGCCGGGCAGCCCCTTCCTGTACTACGGGGACGAGATCGGCATGGGGGACAACATCTGGCTGGATGACCGCGATGCCGTCCGCACTCCCATGCAGTGGAACCCGGACCGGAATGCGGGGTTCTCCGGCGCGGATCCCGGAAAGCTCTACCTGCCGGTGATCCAGTCCCTGGTCTACAACTACAGCATGGCCAACGTTGAAGCTGAGGCCGCCCACTCGGGCTCGCTGCTCCGCTGGACGCGCCAGATCCTCAGCGTGCGCAAGAACCACCCCGTGTTCGGTCTGGGTGCGTTCCGGCACATTGAGGCAGACCACGAGGTCGTGCTGGCCTACGTGCGGGAGCTGCCTACCGGCAACCCGGAAGGGGAGGACGCGGAAACCATCCTGTGCGTCTTCAACCTCTCCCAGCACCCGGTTGCAGCCACCCTGGACCTTCCCGAGTTCGCGGGCCGCGGCCTGCGAGATATTTTTGGCGGCCAGCCGTTCCCGGCCGTCGGAGACAACGGTCACCTGACCGTGATGCTGGGCAGCCACAGCTTTTACTGGCTGCGGGTCCGCTCGGCGTTTTCCAATCCATCGTCGCCATATACCCAGGCGATCCCTGTGGTGACCTCCAAAGGATGA
- a CDS encoding SRPBCC domain-containing protein, protein MENLFSHPAPEPEPSRAGLDDLEPLIVSVVVPTTVSHAFQGFTDHPHLWWPLEEKSVYGAGSHVEFEENLVLETAEDGRTTIWGTIDDWQPPMSFHASWYPGSTPLWSTEIRVVFQSVGEGTEVRLIHDGWEGAEDPEGTRAAYADGWPRVLERYQRFMGGVVS, encoded by the coding sequence ATGGAAAACCTCTTCAGCCACCCCGCCCCGGAACCCGAGCCCTCCCGTGCGGGCCTGGATGATCTTGAACCGCTGATCGTCTCTGTCGTTGTGCCCACCACGGTCTCCCATGCCTTCCAGGGGTTCACGGATCACCCCCACCTGTGGTGGCCGTTGGAGGAGAAAAGCGTCTACGGTGCCGGCTCCCATGTGGAGTTCGAAGAAAACCTGGTTCTTGAGACTGCTGAGGATGGCCGCACCACCATTTGGGGCACCATCGACGACTGGCAGCCTCCGATGTCTTTCCATGCCAGTTGGTACCCGGGCAGCACGCCTCTTTGGTCCACGGAAATCCGTGTGGTCTTCCAATCCGTGGGGGAGGGGACCGAGGTCCGCCTGATCCACGATGGGTGGGAAGGTGCCGAGGATCCGGAGGGTACACGGGCGGCCTATGCGGATGGCTGGCCACGGGTCCTGGAGCGGTACCAGCGTTTTATGGGTGGAGTGGTTTCCTAG
- a CDS encoding LacI family DNA-binding transcriptional regulator — MTGIKDVAQRAGLSVATVSRALSGKGNVSPASRERARSAAAELGFVVSYPASSLASGRTQNVGLVVPSVHRWFFSAVIEGASAALLEAGYDLTLYNIGDEPEHRQSVFNDFLLRKRVDAVIAVALKLSDDELKQLHAVHRPLVGIGGALPGAATIRIDDAGIARQATNHLLGLGHTRIAHITGLEAYDQDFKLPGTRRGGFEKAMNDAGCPVRPEWIAFSDFTVAGTYAAARQLLAGSVERPTAVFAASDEMAIGTILAARDFGLRVPQDLSVVGIDGHDLGEVLGLTTIDQDAKGQGALAVHTLLKALSTGEVLEPADTEHPTRLVVRSSTAVPPANN; from the coding sequence ATGACAGGCATCAAGGACGTGGCCCAGCGCGCGGGATTGTCCGTCGCCACCGTGTCCCGGGCCCTGAGCGGCAAAGGCAACGTGTCCCCGGCCAGCCGCGAACGTGCCCGCTCAGCTGCTGCTGAGCTTGGCTTTGTGGTGTCCTACCCCGCATCAAGCCTGGCTTCCGGGCGAACGCAGAATGTGGGTTTGGTTGTCCCCTCGGTCCACCGCTGGTTCTTCTCAGCGGTGATCGAGGGGGCCTCAGCCGCCCTGTTGGAAGCCGGCTACGATCTCACGCTCTACAACATCGGCGACGAACCGGAACACCGCCAGAGCGTCTTCAACGATTTCCTCCTGCGCAAACGGGTGGACGCTGTGATCGCCGTTGCCCTCAAGCTCAGCGACGACGAGCTGAAGCAACTGCACGCGGTACACCGTCCCTTGGTGGGAATCGGTGGAGCCCTTCCCGGCGCCGCCACCATCAGGATCGATGACGCGGGGATAGCACGGCAGGCAACCAACCACCTCCTGGGCCTGGGGCACACCAGGATCGCCCACATCACAGGCCTCGAAGCCTACGATCAGGACTTCAAGCTGCCCGGCACCCGCCGCGGCGGTTTTGAGAAAGCAATGAACGACGCCGGGTGTCCCGTCAGGCCCGAATGGATCGCCTTTTCGGACTTCACGGTCGCAGGCACGTACGCAGCTGCCCGCCAGCTCCTGGCTGGCTCCGTTGAGCGCCCCACAGCTGTCTTCGCGGCATCGGACGAAATGGCGATCGGCACCATCCTTGCTGCCCGCGACTTCGGCCTGCGCGTCCCGCAGGACCTGTCCGTGGTCGGTATCGACGGCCACGACCTCGGCGAGGTCCTGGGACTCACCACCATTGACCAGGACGCCAAAGGCCAAGGGGCGTTGGCCGTCCACACCCTGTTGAAGGCCCTCTCCACCGGTGAAGTGCTGGAACCCGCCGATACGGAACACCCCACCCGCTTGGTGGTGCGCTCCAGCACAGCTGTACCGCCGGCCAACAACTGA
- a CDS encoding glycoside hydrolase family 13 protein, which translates to MSVDSLLSVPGLAPTADFTQLTPVHQASEAPGWWRSAVIYQIYPRSFRDLNGDGVGDLAGITAELAELAHLGVNAIWLSPFYRSPQRDAGYDVSDYCDVDPLFGTLGDFDALIAEATRLNLRVIADLVPNHCSDQHVAFQAALAAGPNSPERDIFIFRDGQGQDGNQPPNNWQSHFGGSAWTRIIEADGQPGQWFLHLFDSSQPDFNWDNPAVHAEFERVLRFWLDRGISGFRVDVAHALVKAAGLPDWGGRADGNSSEGFPGQDAPMFGQPAVHDIYRRWRSILEEYGPDRILCAEANVDPLPRLAEWVRPDEMHQAFNFPYLHAGLDVHRLRHIITDSLVSLDAVGAPSTWVLSNHDVVRHVSRFGYDGSGPRDGDGIGPDDVQPNEEIGRRRAAAATLFMLGLPGGAYLYQGEELGLPDATHIPGDLRQDPTFARTGGQRIGRDGCRVPLPWRSNELHAGFGAGMDPWLPQPESWPALARDLQKSDPASHLNLYRSMLALRADHRLGEGSLAWVEDLCSDSCLAFLNGNTLVMMNVGHEPLPLPAGRLILRSFTTEADLDPLGSGETIWLTAS; encoded by the coding sequence ATGTCCGTTGATTCTTTGCTCTCGGTTCCCGGCCTCGCGCCCACCGCAGACTTCACACAGCTCACCCCGGTCCACCAAGCCTCAGAGGCTCCCGGATGGTGGAGGTCCGCCGTGATCTACCAGATCTACCCGCGCTCATTCCGGGATCTCAACGGCGACGGTGTTGGGGACTTGGCCGGGATCACCGCCGAACTGGCCGAGCTGGCCCACCTGGGCGTGAACGCCATCTGGCTGTCGCCGTTCTACCGCTCGCCCCAGCGGGACGCCGGGTATGACGTCAGTGACTACTGCGACGTCGATCCCTTGTTTGGCACTCTGGGTGACTTCGACGCCCTCATTGCCGAGGCCACGCGGCTGAACCTGCGCGTCATTGCCGACCTCGTTCCCAACCACTGCTCGGACCAGCACGTCGCGTTCCAGGCCGCACTGGCTGCCGGCCCCAACAGCCCAGAACGGGACATCTTCATTTTCCGTGACGGGCAGGGCCAGGACGGCAACCAGCCACCCAACAACTGGCAGTCGCACTTTGGCGGCTCCGCCTGGACCCGCATCATTGAGGCGGACGGACAGCCCGGCCAATGGTTCCTGCACCTCTTCGACTCCTCGCAGCCGGACTTCAACTGGGACAACCCTGCCGTACATGCCGAGTTTGAGCGGGTACTCCGCTTCTGGCTGGACCGCGGCATTTCGGGCTTCCGGGTGGACGTGGCGCATGCACTGGTGAAAGCCGCAGGACTGCCCGATTGGGGCGGCCGCGCCGATGGCAACAGCTCGGAAGGCTTCCCGGGACAGGATGCGCCCATGTTCGGCCAGCCCGCTGTCCACGACATCTACCGCCGCTGGCGCTCCATCCTGGAGGAATACGGGCCGGACAGGATCCTGTGCGCCGAGGCCAACGTGGACCCGCTCCCCCGGCTGGCGGAATGGGTCCGCCCGGACGAGATGCACCAGGCCTTCAACTTCCCCTACCTCCACGCAGGCTTGGACGTCCACAGGCTCCGCCACATCATCACGGACTCCCTGGTGTCGCTGGACGCGGTAGGCGCTCCCAGCACCTGGGTATTGTCCAACCACGATGTTGTGCGGCACGTTTCCCGCTTCGGGTACGACGGCTCCGGCCCCCGCGACGGCGACGGCATCGGTCCCGACGATGTCCAGCCCAACGAGGAAATCGGACGACGCCGGGCTGCCGCGGCCACCCTGTTCATGCTGGGCCTGCCCGGTGGCGCCTACCTTTACCAAGGCGAAGAGTTGGGCTTGCCCGATGCCACCCATATCCCCGGAGACCTGCGGCAGGACCCCACATTCGCCAGGACCGGTGGCCAACGGATCGGACGGGACGGCTGCCGCGTGCCTCTTCCGTGGCGTTCCAACGAACTGCATGCCGGCTTCGGCGCAGGCATGGATCCATGGCTGCCCCAACCCGAGTCCTGGCCCGCACTGGCCAGGGACCTGCAGAAGAGCGATCCGGCGTCGCACCTCAACCTGTACCGCAGTATGTTGGCCCTCCGCGCCGACCACAGGCTGGGCGAAGGTTCGCTTGCCTGGGTGGAGGACCTGTGCTCCGACAGCTGCTTGGCTTTCCTGAACGGCAACACCCTGGTGATGATGAACGTTGGTCATGAGCCCCTCCCGTTGCCTGCGGGCCGGCTGATCCTGCGCAGCTTCACCACGGAAGCCGATCTGGATCCACTAGGCTCTGGGGAGACCATCTGGCTCACTGCCAGCTGA